One window of Dysidea avara chromosome 11, odDysAvar1.4, whole genome shotgun sequence genomic DNA carries:
- the LOC136238567 gene encoding uncharacterized protein: MEKLVNCTASRNFLKMLRHEFIGALIPTSARTLVNEAITSTDTAKLQLTSSMTKGTQKPPKPKVLSLKALRDQMKYDQERLRNGFTYLSPPPLPVNHVCRQSLLDKMVVKLFQTNSPGVSLMVTGPGGFGKTTLAKMLCYHNLVQETFTDGFIFVELGPQATDPSMILCQMYHLLTGQNLRQGSISLVIQEVNQITSAFFHNVLVIIDDVWHVEDAKPIVKAFSNCKIVLTTRINEVEQCIPTKETVVVGPMEQSEAISLLTCGVIDISQLSQEDANLLDELAQDVHLWPLLLSLVRGHLSDCLKRSSSHEAIQTVLAKLRNKGLKSFDKNIIENTYRSRKLAVKICIEFTLDLLTKELCDRIKVLMLFTGIGSSLQTAVLRFLWKVTEHEAKDTIDVLWAYGLVHFKYVTLYCNNKQSCVEAHAVISQFVIENMESLEAYNLSPYCGNSNTVNSVGRELALSFQRSYGVDDVSTLSARDFLLYRLSDIENNVLPLYLRMINMHTISDPHFAILILQRIKYFLKLFNRSNFLLYIEQLIADYRKILYHSYKLSRTLNQKFQKYLIEKNFDALIQTVRDYLKTYPSSITAENSVEMITSHARQDYVKTQCEMLHIMTRRYHVISTKLIPRIELQIKLHKRISTSLLTGSSNIEQTCTYIKSGEFYKEIELVNADSLAKIKEVIPNFTGK; this comes from the exons ATGGAAAAACTGGTTAACTGCACGGCATCAAGGAATTTTCTCAAAATGTTAAGGCACG AATTTATTGGAGCTTTAATTCCTACATCTGCAAGAACACTTGTCAATGAGGCAATAACTTCTACTGATACTGCTAAGCTCCAACTAACATCAAGCATGACTAAGGGAACTCAGAAGCCTCCAAAACCTAAAG TTCTATCACTAAAAGCACTTCGTGACCAAATGAAATATGATCAAGAACGTCTAAGGAATG GATTCACATATCTCAGTCCTCCACCATTGCCGGTTAACCATGTGTGCCGCCAAAGCTTGCTAGATAAAATGGTTGTAAAATTATTCCAAACTAACTCACCTGGAGTAAGTTTAATGGTTACTGGACCTGGAGGCTTTGGGAAAACTACACTTGCCAAAATGTTGTGTTATCATAATCTTGTACAAGAGACGTTTACAGATGGTTTTATTTTTGTTGAGCTTGGGCCACAGGCTACTGATCCCAGCATGATACTTTGCCAAATGTATCATCTATTAACTGGCCAGAACTTAAGGCAAGGTAGTATCAGTCTGGTTATACAAGAAGTAAACCAAATTACTAGCGCTTTTTTCCATAATGTGCTTGTCATTATTGATGATGTGTGGCATGTTGAAGATGCTAAGCCTATAGTAAAAGCATTCagtaactgtaaaatagtcctTACAACAAGGATAAATGAAGTTGAGCAATGCATACCCACCAAAGAAACAGTGGTTGTAGGTCCAATGGAGCAAAGTGAAGCCATTTCTTTACTGACCTGTGGAGTGATTGATATCAGTCAACTGTCACAAGAGGATGCAAACCTACTCGATGAACTAGCTCAAGATGTCCACCTGTGGCcactacttttatcacttgTCAGAGGACATTTATCTGACTGCCTAAAGCGTTCATCTAGTCATGAAGCTATTCAAACCGTACTAGCTAAATTACGTAATAAAGGTCTAAAGTCTTTTGATAAAAACATCATTGAAAACACCTACAGAAGCCGAAAACTTGCTGTTAAGATCTGCATTGAATTCACACTGGACTTGTTAACCAAAGAACTATGTGATAGAATTAAGGTCTTAATGTTATTCACAGGCATTGGCTCTTCTCTGCAAACAGCGGTGCTACGTTTCTTGTGGAAGGTCACAGAGCATGAAGCAAAGGATACCATTGATGTGCTATGGGCCTATGGACTAGTTCACTTCAAGTATGTTACACTATATTGCAACAACAAACAGTCATGTGTAGAAGCTCATGCTGTGATCAGCCAGTTTGTTATTGAAAATATGGAGAGCTTAGAAGCATATAATCTTTCACCATACTGCGGAAATAGTAATACCGTCAATTCAGTTGGCAGAGAATTAGCACTTTCCTTTCAGCGATCATATGGAGTTGATGATGTTTCAACTCTATCAGCAAGAGATTTCTTATTATACAGATTGAGTGATATAGAAAACAATGTGTTGCCTTTATACCTCAGAATGATAAACATGCATACAATATCTGATCCACATTTTGCCATCCTAATACTACAGCGGATAAAGTACTTTCTAAAATTGTTCAATCGTAGCAACTTTCTACTGTATATTGAACAACTTATAGCTGACTACCGTAAAATACTGTATCATTCCTATAAGTTGAGTAGAACATTAAATCAAAAGTTTCAGAAATACCTGATAGAAAAGAATTTTGATGCATTAATCCAAACTGTAAGAGATTATTTGAAAACCTACCCAAGTAGCATCACTGCTGAGAATTCTGTTGAGATGATTACTTCACATGCTAGGCAAGACTACGTTAAAACGCAATGTGAAATGTTACATATAATGACACGCAGATATCATGTGATTAGCACTAAACTTATTCCACGCATAGAATTGCAAATTAAGTTGCATAAACGGATTAGCACATCACTGCTGACAGGTTCGTCTAATATTGAGCAAACGTGTACGTACATTAAGTCAGGAGAATTCTATAAAGAAATAGAGTTGGTGAATGCAGATTCCCTGGCTAAAATAAAGGAGGTTATTCCAAATTTTACAGGTAAATAA